Proteins from a genomic interval of Streptomyces sp. NBC_01445:
- a CDS encoding exodeoxyribonuclease VII small subunit yields MTTKTDEAGLGYEQARDELIEVVRRLEAGGTSLEESLALWERGEELAKVCRRWLDGARARLDAALAETGPDGGADEEE; encoded by the coding sequence GAAGACCGACGAGGCCGGGCTCGGCTACGAGCAGGCGCGGGACGAGCTGATCGAGGTCGTCCGGCGGCTGGAGGCGGGCGGCACGTCGCTGGAGGAGTCGCTCGCGCTGTGGGAGCGGGGCGAGGAGCTGGCGAAGGTGTGCCGGCGCTGGCTGGACGGTGCGCGGGCGCGCCTGGACGCGGCGCTGGCGGAGACCGGGCCGGACGGGGGCGCGGACGAGGAGGAGTGA
- a CDS encoding malonic semialdehyde reductase: MSLVLDPAAQDLLFREARTANTFTDEPVTDEQVQAIYDLVKFGPTAFNQSPLRITLVRSPEARERLVQHMAEGNRPKTASAPLVAILSADNEFHEELPALFPHFPQAKDVFFAERPAREGAAALNATLQAAYFIIGVRAAGLAAGPMTGLDFAGVQKEFLDDDHTPLMVINIGKPGDDAWFPRSPRLEHDQVITTI, encoded by the coding sequence ATGTCTCTCGTTCTTGACCCCGCCGCCCAGGACCTGCTGTTCCGCGAGGCCCGCACCGCGAACACCTTCACCGACGAGCCGGTGACCGACGAGCAGGTCCAGGCGATCTACGACCTGGTCAAGTTCGGTCCGACGGCGTTCAACCAGTCGCCGCTGCGCATCACCCTGGTCCGCTCCCCCGAGGCCCGCGAGCGCCTCGTGCAGCACATGGCCGAGGGCAACCGTCCGAAGACGGCCTCCGCCCCGCTGGTCGCGATCCTCTCCGCGGACAACGAGTTCCACGAGGAGCTCCCGGCGCTCTTCCCCCACTTCCCGCAGGCCAAGGACGTCTTCTTCGCGGAGCGCCCCGCCCGTGAGGGTGCCGCCGCCCTGAACGCCACCCTGCAGGCCGCGTACTTCATCATCGGCGTCCGCGCCGCCGGCCTGGCCGCGGGCCCGATGACCGGTCTCGACTTCGCCGGTGTCCAGAAGGAGTTCCTGGACGACGACCACACCCCGCTGATGGTCATCAACATCGGCAAGCCGGGCGACGACGCCTGGTTCCCGCGCTCCCCGCGCCTGGAGCACGACCAGGTCATCACCACGATCTGA
- a CDS encoding DUF4245 domain-containing protein gives MAGTKGKKTVGSLVLSMGATVLAAAGIYVFVPHDDSGTPPVKRVDYRVELLTARRAAAYPVAAPEGLAKSWKPTSVRFQGSNFDAWHLGFHDADGQYVGVEQSTEKASAFIDRASQGATETSATQRIGGETWRRYKGGQYDALVLKGDKSTTVVTGTASFAQLTKMAEALRTK, from the coding sequence GTGGCAGGTACCAAAGGCAAGAAGACCGTGGGAAGTCTGGTCCTCTCGATGGGCGCGACTGTGCTCGCGGCGGCAGGCATCTACGTGTTCGTCCCGCACGACGACTCCGGCACCCCGCCGGTGAAGCGCGTGGACTACCGCGTGGAGCTGCTGACGGCGCGGCGTGCCGCGGCGTACCCGGTGGCGGCGCCCGAGGGGCTGGCGAAGTCCTGGAAGCCGACGTCGGTGCGGTTCCAGGGCTCGAACTTCGACGCCTGGCACCTCGGCTTCCACGACGCCGACGGCCAGTACGTGGGCGTCGAGCAGTCCACGGAGAAGGCGTCGGCCTTCATCGACCGGGCCAGCCAGGGCGCCACCGAGACCAGCGCGACGCAGCGCATCGGCGGCGAGACCTGGCGGCGCTACAAGGGCGGCCAGTACGACGCCCTGGTGCTCAAGGGCGACAAGTCGACGACCGTCGTGACCGGCACGGCGTCGTTCGCACAGCTGACGAAGATGGCCGAGGCGCTGCGGACGAAGTAG